Proteins from a genomic interval of Streptomyces sp. NBC_01445:
- a CDS encoding bifunctional sugar phosphate isomerase/epimerase/4-hydroxyphenylpyruvate dioxygenase family protein: MRTSIATVSLSGSLTEKLTAAASAGFDGVEIFENDLLASPLTPEEIRSRTADLGLTIDLYQPMRDIEAVPPQEFERNLRRAEHKFRLMNRLGTDTVLVCSSVSPLAVDDDALAAEHLHRLAESAQEHGVRVAYEALAWGRHVSTYDHAWRIVEAAGHPALGTCLDSFHILARGSDPKGIEDIPGEKIFFLQLADAPLMAMDVLQWSRHYRCFPGQGGLDVTGLVRHVINAGYPGPLSLEVFNDVFRQADAGPTAVDARRSLMLLQEAAGLTAPPAPVQPTGFAFAELTTPDAGAVSALLGALGLARAARHRSKPVELWQRGEARILVTTDPVRHRDGLSLNALGLESPNPAAATARADSLLAPVLPRHRAPEDAPLDAVAAPDGVEIFFCATDREGLPNWREDFAPLPGDGDGDGSGEPGRDRRGAVLRIDHLALTQPWHQFDEAALFHRTVLGLRPQESVDVADPYGLLRSRAVTNDDGRVRIALGIGPGPADDAGRAQHIALATDDVVAAARAFQDAGGRPLPVPPNYYDDLAARFELAPGEAETYRELGILYDRDEHGTFRHFYTETVGRVFFELVQRDGGYRGYGAQNAPVRLAAQHALRPGRR, translated from the coding sequence GTGCGTACCTCGATCGCCACCGTCTCGCTCAGCGGATCCCTGACCGAGAAGCTGACCGCCGCCGCCTCGGCCGGGTTCGACGGGGTGGAGATCTTCGAGAACGATCTCCTCGCGAGTCCGCTCACCCCCGAGGAGATCCGGTCCCGCACCGCCGACCTCGGCCTGACCATCGACCTCTACCAGCCGATGCGGGACATCGAGGCGGTGCCGCCGCAGGAGTTCGAGCGGAACCTGCGCCGCGCCGAGCACAAGTTCCGGCTGATGAACCGGCTCGGCACCGACACCGTCCTGGTGTGCTCCAGCGTGTCGCCCCTCGCCGTCGACGACGACGCGCTCGCCGCCGAACACCTGCACCGGCTCGCGGAGTCGGCGCAGGAACACGGCGTACGCGTCGCCTACGAAGCACTCGCCTGGGGCCGCCACGTCAGCACCTACGACCACGCCTGGCGCATCGTCGAGGCGGCGGGGCACCCGGCGCTCGGCACCTGTCTGGACAGCTTCCACATCCTCGCCCGCGGCTCCGACCCCAAGGGCATCGAGGACATCCCCGGCGAGAAGATCTTCTTCCTCCAGCTCGCCGACGCCCCGCTGATGGCGATGGACGTGCTCCAGTGGAGTCGCCACTACCGCTGTTTCCCCGGGCAGGGCGGCCTGGACGTGACCGGACTCGTCCGGCACGTGATCAACGCCGGTTACCCGGGCCCGCTCTCGCTCGAAGTGTTCAACGACGTCTTCCGGCAGGCCGACGCGGGCCCCACCGCCGTCGACGCCCGGCGCTCCCTGATGCTCCTCCAGGAGGCCGCCGGCCTCACGGCGCCGCCCGCACCGGTCCAGCCCACCGGCTTCGCCTTCGCGGAACTCACCACCCCGGACGCCGGTGCCGTGTCCGCGCTCCTCGGCGCGCTCGGCCTGGCCCGGGCCGCCAGGCACCGCAGCAAGCCCGTCGAACTGTGGCAGCGCGGCGAGGCCCGCATCCTCGTCACCACGGATCCCGTCCGCCACCGCGACGGACTCTCCCTCAACGCGCTCGGCCTGGAGTCCCCGAACCCGGCGGCCGCGACCGCCCGCGCAGACTCGCTCCTCGCCCCCGTACTGCCCCGCCATCGGGCACCCGAGGATGCCCCGCTGGACGCGGTGGCCGCGCCCGACGGCGTGGAGATCTTCTTCTGCGCGACGGACCGGGAGGGCTTGCCGAACTGGCGGGAGGACTTCGCGCCGCTACCCGGCGACGGCGACGGCGACGGCTCAGGCGAACCCGGCCGGGACCGGCGGGGCGCCGTCCTGCGGATCGACCACCTCGCCCTCACCCAGCCCTGGCACCAGTTCGACGAGGCCGCGCTCTTCCACCGCACGGTCCTCGGGCTCAGGCCGCAGGAGAGCGTCGACGTCGCCGACCCCTACGGGCTGCTGCGCAGCCGCGCCGTCACGAACGACGACGGCAGGGTGCGGATCGCCCTGGGCATCGGCCCCGGCCCCGCCGACGACGCCGGCCGCGCCCAGCACATCGCCCTCGCGACGGACGACGTGGTCGCCGCCGCGCGCGCCTTCCAGGACGCGGGCGGCCGCCCGCTGCCCGTACCGCCCAACTACTACGACGACCTGGCGGCCCGCTTCGAGCTCGCCCCCGGCGAGGCGGAGACGTACCGGGAGCTCGGCATCCTCTACGACCGTGACGAGCACGGCACCTTCCGCCACTTCTACACGGAGACGGTCGGCCGGGTCTTCTTCGAACTGGTTCAGCGCGACGGCGGATACCGCGGATACGGCGCCCAGAACGCCCCCGTCCGCCTCGCCGCCCAGCACGCCCTGCGCCCCGGACGCAGGTAG
- a CDS encoding VOC family protein, with translation MSRHIQVTFDAHDPRALSSFWRDVLGYVHPGPPGVEVPEGADPLAAWDGFLARIGVPEEQRNTRSAIEDPEGQGPRLFFQQVPEDKAAKNRVHLDVRAAPGLEGEERMAALEAECARLVALGAARVRRDEPAPPLSTGYIVMNDPEGNEFCLD, from the coding sequence GTGAGCCGCCACATCCAGGTCACCTTCGATGCCCACGACCCGCGGGCACTGTCGTCCTTCTGGCGCGACGTACTGGGCTACGTCCACCCCGGCCCGCCCGGCGTCGAGGTGCCCGAGGGCGCCGACCCCCTGGCCGCGTGGGACGGCTTCCTCGCGCGGATCGGCGTACCGGAGGAGCAGCGCAACACGAGGTCGGCCATCGAGGACCCGGAAGGGCAGGGCCCGCGGCTGTTCTTCCAGCAGGTGCCGGAGGACAAGGCCGCCAAGAACCGCGTCCACCTCGACGTCCGTGCGGCACCCGGACTGGAGGGGGAGGAGCGCATGGCGGCGCTCGAGGCCGAGTGCGCGCGGCTCGTCGCACTCGGCGCCGCGCGGGTACGACGCGATGAGCCCGCTCCCCCGCTGAGCACGGGCTACATCGTGATGAACGACCCGGAGGGGAACGAGTTCTGCCTCGACTGA
- a CDS encoding oxygenase MpaB family protein encodes MQRYERLRQIRRLDPDRDWLTIYRLTATYEFPWDLTRALELALYRTYAVPSIGRLLAETAELTERPQKRYDDTSLLLDTVVEHGFDSVQGRTAIRRINQMHRSYDISNDDMRYVLCTFVVVPRRWIDTYGWRRLSRHEVIASAHYYRALGRHMGIQGIPESYEEFETCLDTYEAEHFGRDEAGRRVSDSTLTLMASWYPGVLEPVLKKATVALLDEPLLRAFDYEPPSPLTRTLVRGAVRLRGRAVRLLPPRRAPHQARQNWEIRGYPNGYRVGELGTFPTPGLRGCPVPHATPPGEGSRDHRPPPRTT; translated from the coding sequence ATGCAGCGCTATGAACGGCTCCGGCAGATCCGGCGGCTCGACCCGGACCGGGACTGGCTGACGATCTACCGGCTGACCGCCACCTACGAATTCCCGTGGGACCTCACGCGGGCACTGGAGCTGGCGCTCTACCGCACCTATGCCGTGCCCAGCATCGGCCGACTACTGGCTGAAACAGCAGAACTGACGGAACGTCCGCAGAAGCGGTACGACGACACCTCGCTGCTCCTGGACACCGTCGTCGAGCACGGCTTCGACAGCGTCCAGGGGCGCACGGCGATCCGCCGCATCAACCAGATGCACCGCAGCTACGACATCAGCAACGACGACATGCGGTACGTCCTGTGCACGTTCGTCGTCGTGCCCAGACGCTGGATCGACACCTACGGCTGGCGCCGCCTCTCGCGCCACGAGGTGATCGCCTCGGCGCACTACTACCGCGCGCTGGGCCGGCACATGGGAATCCAGGGCATCCCGGAGTCCTACGAGGAGTTCGAGACCTGCCTCGATACGTACGAGGCCGAGCACTTCGGCCGGGACGAGGCCGGGCGACGGGTTTCGGACTCGACGCTCACTCTCATGGCTTCCTGGTATCCGGGCGTCCTGGAACCGGTGTTGAAGAAGGCGACGGTCGCGCTGCTCGACGAGCCGCTCCTGCGCGCCTTCGACTACGAGCCACCGAGCCCTCTCACGCGCACGCTCGTCCGGGGCGCCGTCCGCCTGCGCGGCCGTGCGGTACGTCTGCTGCCGCCCCGCCGCGCGCCGCACCAGGCCCGCCAGAACTGGGAGATCAGGGGCTATCCGAACGGCTACCGGGTCGGTGAGCTCGGCACGTTCCCGACGCCGGGCCTGCGCGGCTGCCCCGTCCCGCACGCGACGCCGCCCGGCGAGGGTTCAAGGGATCACAGGCCGCCGCCGCGCACGACGTAA
- a CDS encoding TetR/AcrR family transcriptional regulator — translation MATVEEPTRPAGRIRDAARTRAEILDVATQEFARAGYTGARVDEIAARTRTTKRMIYYYFGGKEQLFTAVLEHAYSAIRQAEQEVDVDHLDPVAAIRRLAELTFDHHEAHPDFIRLVAIENIHEAEHIAASEQLGALNSPAIEVIRRILDAGRASGLFTAEIDAVDLHAMISSFCFFRVSNRHTFGALFGRDLVAEDRREHYRTMLGDMVIAYLTADRTED, via the coding sequence ATGGCCACAGTCGAAGAGCCGACGCGACCCGCCGGACGGATCCGCGACGCCGCCCGCACCCGGGCCGAGATCCTCGACGTCGCCACCCAGGAGTTCGCCCGCGCCGGATACACGGGCGCCCGCGTCGACGAGATCGCGGCCCGCACCCGCACCACGAAGCGGATGATCTACTACTACTTCGGCGGCAAGGAACAGCTGTTCACGGCGGTTCTGGAGCACGCGTACTCGGCGATCCGGCAGGCCGAGCAGGAGGTCGACGTCGACCATCTGGACCCGGTCGCGGCCATCCGCCGGCTCGCCGAGCTCACCTTCGACCACCACGAGGCGCACCCCGACTTCATCCGCCTGGTCGCGATCGAGAACATCCACGAGGCGGAGCACATCGCCGCCTCCGAGCAGCTCGGCGCGCTCAACTCGCCCGCGATCGAGGTGATCCGCCGCATCCTCGACGCCGGACGCGCGTCGGGCCTGTTCACGGCCGAGATCGACGCCGTCGACCTGCACGCGATGATCAGCTCGTTCTGCTTCTTCCGGGTCTCGAACCGGCACACGTTCGGCGCGCTCTTCGGCCGTGACCTGGTGGCGGAGGACCGGCGCGAGCACTACCGGACCATGCTCGGCGACATGGTCATCGCCTATCTGACGGCGGACCGCACCGAGGACTAG
- a CDS encoding molybdopterin-dependent oxidoreductase, producing MSFDIEVNDQHFDTDPRAGQCLRTYLRERGWFGVKKGCDAGDCGACTVHVDGEPVHSCLYPAVRAEGRSVTTVEGLASPEGELHPVQQKFLAAQGFQCGFCTAGFLMTTAALEAEQGTERDDGKLDDLPRAFKGNICRCTGYRAIEDAVRGVQHTERPCAGKAVGKSLGAPAGPQVVTGTARYTFDVEVPGLLHLKLLRSPYPHARIVSIDTADALRVPGVHAVLTHEDAPATLYSSARHEHPTEDPDDTRVLDDTVRYVGQRVAAVVADSEQAAEEGCRRIDVVYEQLPYVTDPEKAMAPGAPVIHEGKGPEVRISRVENNVAGEVHGEIGSVEDGFADADVVYEETFRTQRVQHASLETHGCVAYFEPKEDGTGERLTVRSSTQTPFLTRRALCALYGLPEDEVRVVAGRVGGGFGGKQEMLTEDIVTLAALKLRRPVKLEYTRGEQFYGATTRHPFAIGIKVGARSDGTLTTIQMRVVSNTGAYGNHGPAVMFHSVGESFAVYRAPHKKVDAFSVYTNVVPAGAFRGYGLGQVTFAVESVMDELARRLGMDPLAFREKNIIGPGEHMLSPIGEEEDLHIASYGLDQCLGVVRKAIAEDTSAEQAPEGWLVGQGTAMAMIATGPPGGHYADARVSLLSDGTYDIAVGTAEFGNGTTTVHKQITAGALNTTEDRLTIRQSDTDVVRHDTGAFGSAGTVVAGKAVLLAAGSLAERLRTFAARHTGVARHLCVLGAEALDCAGRVVTLKELYEAAEAKGAMDEVAADGHWGGSPRSVAFNAQWFRLAVDPGTGEIRILRSVHAADAGKVMNPMQCRGQVEGGVAQALGATLFETVRVDDRGEVTTAAFRRYRLPQYADVPRTEVHFMETTDAIGPLGAKSMSESPFNPVAPAFANALRDATGVRFTEMPVTRDRVWLALDRHDPVPGA from the coding sequence ATGAGCTTCGACATCGAGGTCAACGACCAGCACTTCGACACGGACCCACGGGCCGGCCAGTGTCTGCGTACGTATCTGCGCGAGCGCGGCTGGTTCGGGGTGAAGAAGGGCTGCGACGCCGGCGACTGCGGCGCCTGCACCGTCCATGTGGACGGGGAGCCGGTCCACAGCTGCCTGTATCCGGCCGTACGGGCGGAGGGCCGCAGCGTGACGACGGTCGAAGGCCTCGCGTCCCCTGAGGGCGAACTCCACCCCGTCCAGCAGAAGTTCCTCGCCGCCCAGGGGTTCCAGTGCGGCTTCTGCACCGCCGGATTCCTGATGACGACGGCCGCCCTCGAAGCCGAGCAGGGCACCGAGCGCGACGACGGCAAACTGGACGACCTGCCCCGCGCCTTCAAGGGCAACATCTGCCGGTGCACCGGATATCGCGCCATCGAGGACGCCGTGCGAGGCGTGCAGCACACGGAACGCCCCTGTGCCGGCAAGGCAGTTGGCAAGAGTCTCGGCGCGCCCGCCGGCCCCCAGGTCGTGACCGGCACCGCCCGCTACACCTTCGATGTCGAGGTCCCCGGGCTGCTCCACCTGAAACTGCTGCGCTCCCCGTACCCGCACGCCCGTATCGTCTCCATCGACACTGCGGACGCCCTGCGCGTGCCCGGCGTGCACGCCGTCCTCACCCACGAGGACGCCCCCGCGACCCTGTACTCCTCGGCCCGGCACGAGCATCCCACCGAGGACCCCGACGACACGCGCGTCCTCGACGACACCGTCCGCTATGTCGGCCAGCGCGTCGCCGCCGTGGTGGCCGACAGCGAGCAGGCCGCCGAGGAGGGCTGCCGGCGGATCGACGTGGTCTACGAGCAACTCCCTTACGTCACCGACCCCGAGAAGGCGATGGCCCCCGGCGCCCCCGTCATCCACGAGGGAAAGGGCCCCGAGGTGCGGATCTCCCGCGTGGAGAACAACGTCGCCGGCGAGGTGCACGGCGAGATCGGCTCCGTCGAGGACGGCTTCGCCGACGCGGACGTCGTCTACGAGGAGACCTTCCGCACCCAGCGCGTCCAGCACGCGAGCCTGGAGACCCACGGCTGTGTCGCCTACTTCGAGCCCAAGGAGGACGGCACCGGCGAGCGCCTCACTGTCCGTTCCTCCACCCAGACCCCGTTCCTGACGCGCCGCGCGCTGTGCGCACTGTACGGCCTGCCCGAGGACGAGGTCCGTGTCGTCGCGGGACGCGTGGGCGGCGGCTTCGGCGGCAAGCAGGAGATGCTGACGGAGGACATCGTCACGCTGGCGGCACTGAAGCTGCGGCGGCCGGTGAAGCTGGAGTACACCCGGGGCGAGCAGTTCTACGGAGCGACCACCCGCCACCCGTTCGCCATCGGTATCAAGGTCGGGGCCCGTTCCGACGGCACCCTGACCACGATCCAGATGCGCGTGGTCTCCAACACCGGCGCCTACGGCAACCACGGCCCCGCCGTCATGTTCCACAGCGTCGGCGAGTCCTTCGCCGTCTACCGAGCCCCGCACAAGAAGGTCGACGCGTTCTCCGTCTACACGAACGTGGTCCCGGCCGGCGCCTTCCGTGGCTACGGCCTCGGCCAGGTCACCTTCGCCGTCGAATCGGTCATGGACGAACTGGCCCGCCGTCTCGGCATGGACCCGCTGGCCTTCCGCGAGAAGAACATCATCGGCCCCGGCGAGCACATGCTCAGCCCGATCGGTGAGGAGGAGGACCTCCACATCGCCTCCTACGGCCTCGACCAGTGCCTGGGGGTCGTGCGCAAGGCGATCGCCGAGGACACCAGCGCCGAGCAGGCGCCCGAGGGATGGCTGGTCGGGCAGGGCACGGCGATGGCGATGATCGCCACCGGGCCGCCCGGCGGGCACTACGCCGACGCCCGCGTGTCGCTCCTGTCCGACGGGACGTACGACATCGCCGTCGGGACGGCGGAGTTCGGCAACGGCACCACCACCGTCCACAAACAGATCACCGCCGGCGCCCTCAACACGACCGAGGACCGCCTCACGATCCGGCAGTCCGACACGGACGTCGTCCGCCACGACACCGGCGCCTTCGGCTCCGCGGGCACGGTGGTGGCCGGAAAGGCCGTCCTCCTCGCCGCCGGCTCGCTCGCCGAACGGCTGCGGACCTTCGCCGCCCGGCACACGGGCGTCGCCCGTCACCTGTGCGTACTCGGGGCCGAGGCCCTCGACTGCGCGGGCCGGGTGGTGACGCTGAAGGAGTTGTACGAGGCGGCCGAGGCGAAGGGCGCCATGGACGAGGTGGCCGCCGACGGCCACTGGGGCGGCTCGCCCCGCTCCGTCGCCTTCAACGCCCAGTGGTTCCGCCTCGCCGTCGACCCCGGCACCGGCGAGATCCGCATCCTGCGCAGCGTCCACGCCGCCGACGCGGGCAAGGTCATGAACCCGATGCAGTGCCGCGGCCAGGTCGAGGGAGGCGTAGCCCAGGCGCTGGGCGCGACGCTTTTTGAGACGGTACGTGTCGACGACCGCGGCGAGGTCACCACCGCCGCCTTCCGCCGCTACCGCCTCCCGCAGTACGCCGATGTCCCGCGCACGGAGGTCCACTTCATGGAGACCACCGACGCCATCGGCCCGCTCGGCGCCAAGTCGATGAGCGAGAGCCCCTTCAACCCGGTCGCCCCCGCCTTCGCCAACGCGCTGCGCGACGCCACCGGTGTCCGCTTCACCGAGATGCCGGTCACCCGGGACCGCGTCTGGCTCGCCCTCGACCGGCACGACCCCGTTCCGGGCGCTTGA
- a CDS encoding FAD binding domain-containing protein, with translation MDLNTVKEVRDGRLREPWQPGDAWLGGGTYLFSEPQPHLRRLVDLSRMGWESLTLGEDGALEIAATCTIAQLSRFGRQFAAEAAPLFEQCCRAFLASFKIWNMATVGGNLCNGLPAGPMISLTAALDGTCLLQSQAGVRRTVKVADFITGAGRKDLGEGELLRSVTLPARALGCRTAFRQASLYGLGRSGALVIGALDPVDGSMAVTISAATVRPFRLWFPLLPDKGELRRAIEAAVGEDDWFDDIHGLPEWRRHMGFRLAEEVRHELTRLSEDGA, from the coding sequence ATGGATCTGAACACGGTGAAGGAAGTGCGTGACGGCCGGCTGCGGGAGCCCTGGCAACCGGGCGACGCGTGGCTGGGCGGGGGCACGTACCTGTTCTCCGAGCCGCAGCCTCATCTGCGGCGCCTGGTGGATCTGAGCCGCATGGGCTGGGAGTCGCTCACCCTCGGTGAGGACGGGGCGCTGGAGATCGCGGCGACGTGCACTATTGCCCAACTCTCGCGTTTCGGGCGGCAGTTCGCGGCCGAGGCGGCGCCTCTGTTCGAGCAGTGCTGTCGTGCCTTTCTCGCCTCGTTCAAGATCTGGAACATGGCCACCGTGGGCGGGAACCTCTGCAACGGGCTGCCGGCCGGGCCCATGATCTCGCTGACCGCCGCGCTCGACGGCACGTGCCTGCTCCAGTCGCAGGCAGGAGTGAGGCGGACCGTGAAGGTCGCCGACTTCATCACCGGCGCGGGTCGCAAGGACCTGGGCGAGGGCGAGTTGCTCCGCTCGGTCACCCTGCCCGCGCGGGCACTCGGCTGCCGGACGGCCTTCCGCCAGGCGTCGCTGTACGGGCTCGGCCGCTCGGGAGCGCTGGTCATCGGGGCGCTCGATCCGGTGGACGGGTCGATGGCGGTGACGATCAGCGCGGCGACCGTACGCCCCTTCCGCCTCTGGTTCCCCCTGCTGCCGGACAAGGGTGAACTCCGGCGGGCCATCGAAGCGGCCGTGGGCGAGGACGACTGGTTCGACGACATCCACGGACTGCCCGAGTGGCGGCGGCACATGGGGTTCCGCCTCGCCGAGGAAGTCCGTCATGAACTGACCCGGCTCTCTGAGGACGGTGCATGA
- a CDS encoding MFS transporter, with translation MTVPSPGAAAPPRAPEAQPRKAALAAWTGSALEYYDFFIYGSAAALIFPKVFFDESDPANATLLSLATFGVAYAARPVGALFLGHIGDRLGRKKIMVFTLILMGLSTFLIGCLPSRAQVGSLAPVLLVLCRVLQGISAAGEQASASSMTLEHAPPGRRGFFTSFTLSGTQAGQLIATLVFLPVAALPEDQLLSWGWRVPFWLSVAVAVVGYAIRRSLEETPAFAKQAATEGVVKLPLAVLLRDHWADVLRVVAGSLIASVSTIFTVWALSYATSDSVGMDRSGMLWVGALANVAALGAIPLWAKLSDRIGRKPVYLVGAVGSAVLMACYLWAISTGSYPLVLVLGMLTFGVVYSAANGVWPSFYGEMFSTRVRLSGVAIGTQIGFAVAGFAVTFAAQLAGPNGDDWSTVALFTAALCVPPVIAALTARETHRVPSDRLGLRNEAGAPGRVPAEV, from the coding sequence GTGACCGTCCCCTCCCCCGGCGCCGCAGCGCCGCCTCGCGCCCCCGAGGCTCAGCCGCGCAAGGCAGCGCTCGCGGCCTGGACCGGCAGCGCCCTGGAGTACTACGACTTCTTCATCTACGGCAGCGCCGCGGCCCTGATCTTCCCCAAGGTCTTCTTCGACGAGTCCGACCCCGCGAACGCGACGCTGCTCTCCCTCGCCACCTTCGGCGTCGCCTACGCCGCCCGCCCCGTCGGCGCGCTCTTCCTCGGCCACATCGGCGACCGGCTCGGCCGCAAGAAGATCATGGTCTTCACGCTGATCCTGATGGGCCTGTCCACATTCCTCATCGGCTGTCTGCCGAGCCGCGCTCAGGTCGGCTCGCTCGCCCCCGTGCTGCTCGTGCTGTGCCGCGTGCTCCAGGGCATCTCCGCCGCGGGCGAGCAGGCCAGCGCGAGCTCGATGACGCTGGAGCACGCGCCGCCGGGCCGACGCGGCTTCTTCACGAGTTTCACCCTCAGCGGCACGCAGGCGGGCCAGCTCATCGCCACCCTCGTCTTCCTGCCGGTCGCAGCCCTGCCCGAGGACCAGCTGCTCTCGTGGGGCTGGCGCGTCCCGTTCTGGCTGAGCGTCGCCGTCGCCGTCGTCGGGTACGCGATCCGGCGCTCCCTGGAGGAGACCCCGGCCTTCGCCAAGCAGGCGGCGACGGAGGGCGTCGTGAAACTGCCGCTGGCCGTGCTGCTGCGCGACCACTGGGCCGACGTCCTGCGCGTCGTCGCCGGATCCCTGATCGCCTCTGTGAGCACGATCTTCACCGTGTGGGCCCTGTCGTACGCGACGAGCGACTCGGTGGGCATGGACCGGTCCGGGATGCTGTGGGTGGGCGCCCTCGCCAACGTGGCGGCCCTCGGCGCGATCCCGCTCTGGGCGAAGCTCTCGGACCGTATCGGCCGCAAGCCGGTCTACCTCGTGGGCGCGGTCGGCAGCGCCGTGCTCATGGCCTGCTATCTGTGGGCGATCTCCACGGGTTCGTACCCGCTGGTCCTCGTCCTCGGCATGCTCACCTTCGGCGTCGTGTACAGCGCGGCCAACGGTGTCTGGCCGTCCTTCTACGGCGAGATGTTCTCGACCCGCGTGCGGCTCTCCGGTGTGGCGATCGGTACGCAGATCGGCTTCGCGGTGGCCGGGTTCGCGGTGACGTTCGCGGCGCAGCTCGCGGGCCCGAACGGTGACGACTGGTCCACGGTCGCCCTGTTCACCGCGGCGCTCTGCGTACCGCCGGTCATCGCAGCCCTCACCGCGCGCGAGACGCACCGGGTGCCCTCGGACCGGCTCGGCCTGCGCAACGAGGCCGGGGCCCCCGGCCGCGTACCCGCCGAGGTCTGA
- a CDS encoding polysaccharide deacetylase family protein translates to MPTANQKMRKTRAAFHAAAALFTAGALAFGLSGCTSYDTTAPSGARADRSHTDAKNAPASLGTVDCRRAKCVALTFDAGPSEHSARLLDILKEKHVPATFFLLGKNHIAKYPELVRRMEREGHEVASHTWDHKILTDIGDAQIREEFERPDDAIEQLTGKRPTLMRPPQGRTNNHVSELAKEEGLAQILWSVTAKDYTTNDSAVIRKRVVDQTKRDGIILLHDIYKGTVPAVPGVIDELKAKGYVFVTVPQLFAPGKAEPGKIYRP, encoded by the coding sequence ATGCCTACCGCGAATCAGAAGATGAGGAAAACCAGGGCCGCGTTCCACGCCGCCGCCGCGCTCTTCACCGCCGGTGCTCTGGCCTTCGGCCTGAGCGGCTGCACGTCGTACGACACGACCGCCCCGAGCGGGGCCAGGGCCGACAGGAGCCACACGGACGCCAAGAACGCGCCGGCCTCACTGGGGACCGTCGACTGCCGCAGGGCGAAGTGCGTGGCGCTCACATTCGACGCGGGCCCGAGCGAGCACAGCGCGCGGCTGCTCGACATCCTGAAGGAGAAGCATGTCCCCGCGACGTTCTTCCTGCTCGGCAAGAACCACATCGCGAAGTACCCGGAGCTGGTCAGACGCATGGAGCGCGAGGGTCACGAGGTCGCGAGCCACACCTGGGACCACAAGATCCTCACCGACATCGGCGACGCGCAGATACGGGAGGAGTTCGAGCGACCCGACGACGCGATAGAACAGCTGACGGGGAAGCGGCCGACGTTGATGCGGCCGCCGCAGGGCCGCACGAACAATCACGTCAGCGAGCTCGCCAAGGAGGAAGGGCTCGCCCAGATCCTCTGGAGCGTGACGGCCAAGGACTACACGACGAACGACTCGGCCGTGATCAGGAAACGCGTCGTCGACCAGACGAAGCGCGACGGGATCATCCTGCTGCACGACATCTACAAGGGCACCGTGCCCGCGGTCCCCGGCGTGATCGACGAACTCAAGGCGAAGGGCTACGTGTTCGTGACCGTGCCGCAGCTCTTCGCGCCGGGGAAGGCCGAGCCGGGCAAGATCTACCGGCCCTGA
- a CDS encoding shikimate dehydrogenase → MSQDSCLVGLIGSGIGPSLSPALHEREADRQGLRHLYRLIDIDALGVTPDRVGDLVRAARAVGYDGLNITHPCKQLVIEHLDELAPQAEALGAVNTVVFEGGRAVGHNTDVTGFAASFARGLPDAPLDRVVQLGAGGAGAAVAHAVLTLGGGHLTVVDALPERAADLAASLNRHFGEGRASAGTPDRIEEPLARADGLVHATPTGMAAHPGLPLPARLLRPSLWVAEVVYRPLETELLHTARELGCATLDGAGMAVFQAADAFRLFTRREPDVTRMLADIAELAGAAAARG, encoded by the coding sequence GTGTCCCAGGACTCCTGTCTCGTCGGTCTGATCGGTTCGGGCATCGGCCCCTCGCTGAGCCCCGCGCTCCATGAGCGGGAGGCCGACCGCCAGGGCCTGCGCCATCTCTACCGGCTGATCGACATCGACGCCCTGGGTGTCACCCCGGACCGGGTCGGCGACCTGGTGCGGGCGGCCCGGGCCGTGGGCTACGACGGCCTGAACATCACCCACCCCTGCAAGCAGCTCGTCATTGAGCACCTCGATGAGCTCGCCCCGCAGGCGGAGGCGCTCGGCGCCGTCAACACCGTCGTGTTCGAGGGCGGGCGCGCCGTCGGCCACAACACCGACGTCACCGGATTCGCGGCCTCCTTCGCCCGCGGCCTGCCCGACGCCCCGCTCGACCGGGTCGTGCAGCTCGGCGCGGGCGGCGCGGGCGCGGCGGTCGCGCACGCCGTGCTCACCCTGGGCGGCGGTCACCTCACCGTCGTGGACGCACTGCCCGAGCGGGCCGCGGACCTGGCCGCGTCGCTGAACCGGCACTTCGGCGAGGGCCGCGCGTCCGCCGGGACCCCGGACCGCATCGAAGAGCCCCTCGCCCGCGCCGACGGCCTCGTCCACGCCACACCCACCGGCATGGCCGCCCACCCGGGACTTCCGCTCCCCGCCCGCCTGCTGCGCCCGTCCCTCTGGGTCGCGGAAGTCGTCTACCGTCCGCTGGAGACGGAACTCCTGCACACCGCAAGGGAGTTGGGTTGCGCCACGCTCGACGGCGCGGGCATGGCGGTGTTCCAGGCCGCCGACGCGTTCCGGCTCTTCACGCGCCGCGAGCCGGACGTCACGCGGATGCTCGCGGACATCGCCGAACTCGCGGGTGCGGCGGCGGCCCGAGGCTGA